caactggcttgaggggaataggtgactcgcagatgccacctgctggttagttaaagtgtactccatgaagctagatctgacaaattagagataagggtatgaatcagtctacatatcctaaaagaaccctatcaaattaagcaaatgccaagaggccaaaaacaacagaaaaatttaaagcataagaaaaaaccaTACAATATGAATTACCCAAGctgaaacacccaaatcaaaagatcagatgagacacagtacttggagcaattaatcaaagaactaaagatgaacaatgagaccatggcacagaatataaaggacatgaagaagagcatggcacaggatataaaggacatgaggaagaccctagaagggcataaagaataaattgcaagagtaaataaaaaaaaagatgatcttacagaaataaaagaaaatgttgaccaaattaaaaagattctggatactcatagtacaagactagaggaagctgaacagtgaatcagtgacctggaggatgacagaatggaaaatgaaagaacaaaagaaagaatggggaaaaaattgaaaaaattgaaatggacctcagggatatgatagataatataaaacgtccaactATAAgcctcattggtgtcccagaaggggaagagaaaggtaaaggtctaggaagagtattcaaggaaattgttggggaaaacttcccaaatcttctgaacaccataaatacacaaatcatgaacgcccagagaactccaaatagaataagcccaaataaacccactccgagacgtattctgatcagactgtaaaataatgaagagaaggaacaagttctgtaagcagcaagagaaaagcaattcactacatacaaaggaaacaacataagactaagtagtgactactcagtggccaccatggaggcaagaaggcagtggcatgacatatttaaaattctgagagagaaaaattgccaaccaagaattctttatccagcaaagctctccttcaaatttgagggagagcttaaatttttcacagacaaacaaatgctgagagaatttgctaacaagagacctgccctacttcagttactaaagggagccctacagacagagaaacaaagaaaggagagagagatatggagaaaggttcagtaataaagagattcagtatgggtacgttaaaggacactaacagagagggaaaaatatatctgacaaacataaaacaaaggataagatggctgattcaagaaatgccttcacaataataacattgaatgtaaatggaatacactccccaatcaaaagatatagataggcagaatggataaaaaactatGAAGcatcaacatgttgcatacaagagactcatcttagacacagggaagcaaagaaattgaaagtgaaaggatggaaaaagcacttcatgcaagctacagccaaaagaaagcaggtgtagcaatattaatctcagataaaatagactttaaatgcaaggatgttatgagagacgaagaaggccactgcatactgataggggcaactcaacaagaagaaataacaatcataaatgtttatgcacccagtcaagttgccacaaaatacatgagacaaacactggcaaaacaaaagaaagcaatggatatttccacaataattgtgggagacttcaacacatcactctctcctatagatagatcaaccagacagaagaccaataaggaaactgaaaaactaaacaatctgataaatgaattggatttaacagacatatgtagaacattagatcccaaatcaccaggatacacgttATTGTCTAGTGCTCATGGATATTTCtgtagaatagatcatatgctggaacataaaacaagcctcaataaatctaaaaaaattgaaattattcaaagcacattctctgaccacaatggaatacaattagaagtcaataaccctcagagacttagaaaattcataaatacctggaggttaaacaacacacgcctaaacaatcagtaggttaaagaagaaatagcaagagaaatttccaaatatatagagatgaatgaaaatgagaacacaacataccaaagcctatgggatgcagcaaaagcagtactgagggggaaaattatagcactaaatgcatacattaaaaaggaagacagagctaaaatcaaacagctaatggatcaactgaagaagctagaaaatgaacagtaaaccaatcctaaaccaagtagaagaaaagaaataacaagaattaaagcagaaataaatgacataaagaacaacaacaacaacaaaaatagaataaataacaccagaagttggttctttgagaagatcaacaagactgacaggcccctagctagactgacaaaatcaaaaagagagaagacccatataaacaaaataatgaatgagaaaggtgacattactgtagatcccaaagaaattttaaaaaattataagaagatactatgaacaaccgtatgccaagaaactggataatgtagaggtcaacctagactgaccagagaagaaacagaagacctcaaccaaccaatcacaagcaaagagatccaatcagtcatcaaaaagctccccacaaataaatgcccagcaccagatggcttcacaggggaattctaccaaactttccaaaaagaactaacaccaatcttacttaaatctttcaaaacatcaaagaaaatggaacactacctaactcattttatgaagctaacatcaatctaataccaaaaccaggcaaagatgctacaaaaagggaaaactccaggccaatctccctaatgaatatagatgcaaaaattctcaaaaaaaaatttgcaaatcgaattgaaagacacattaaaaaagtcatacaccatgaccaattggggttcattccaggcatgcaaggatggttcaacataagaaaatcaatcaatgtattacagcacattaaaaattcaaaagggaaaaatcaaatgatcatctcaatagatgctgaaaaagcatttgacaaaatccaacatccgtttttgataaaaacacttcaaaaggtaggaattgaaggaaacttcctcaatatgataaagagcatatatgaaaaacccacagccagtatagaactcaatggtgagagactgaaagccttccctctaagatcaggaacaagacaaggatgcccgctgtcaccactgttattcaacattgtgctagaagtgctagcaaGGGCAATcccacaaaacaaagaaataaaaggcatccaaattggaaaagaagaagtaaaactgtcattatttgcagatggtatgatcttatatctggaaaaccctgagaaattgactatacagctactagagctaataaacaaatttagcaaagtagcgggatacaagattaatgcacataagttggtagtgtttctatatggtagaaatgaacaaagtgaagagacactcaagaaaaagataccattttcaatggaaactaaaaaaatcaagtacctaggaataaacttaaccacagatgtaaaagacttatataaagaaactacataagtctactaaaagaaatagaaacaaccttaaaaagatggaaaaatattccatgttcatggataggaaagctaaatgtcattaagatgttggttctacccaaactgatctacagattcaatgcaatcccaatcaacattccaacaacctactttgcagacttggaaaagcttgttatcaaatttatttggaaagggaagattgctcgaattgctaaaaacactctaaaaaagaaaaatgaagtgggaggacttatactccttgactttgaagcttattataaagccacagttgtcaaaacagcatggtactggcacaaagatagacatattgatcaatggaatcaaattgagaattcagagatagactcccagatctatggccagctgatctttgataaggtccccaaagccactgaactgggacataacagtcttttcaacaaatggggctgggagagttggatagccatatccaaaagaatgaaagaggacccctacctcaccccctacacaaaaattaactcaaagtgaatcaaagatctcaatatcaaagacagtaccataaaacccctagaagataatgtagggaaacatcttcaagaccttgtattaggtggccacttcctagactttacatccaaagcacaagcaacaaaagaagaaatagataaatgggaactcctcaagcttagtagtttctgtacctcaaaggaatttgtcaaaaaggtgaagaggcagccaactcaatgggaaaaatttttggaaaccatgtatctgacaaaagactgatatcttgcatatataaagaaatcctacaactgaatgacaatagtacagatagctcaattataaaattggcaaaagatatgaaaagacaattctctgaagaggaaatacaaatggccaagaagcactcgaaaaaatgtttagcttcactagctattagagagatgcaaattaagatcaaaTGAGCTACcatctcacactaattagaatggctgccattaaacaaacaggaaacaacaaatgctggagaagatgtggagaaattggaactcttattcattgttgctgggactgtataatggttcagccactctggaagtcagtctggcagttccttagaaaactagatatagagttacctttggatccagcgattgcacttcttggtatatacccgaaagatctgaaagcagtcatatgaacggatatctgcacgccaatgttcatagcagcattattcacaattgccaagagatggaaacaacccaaatgtccttcaaaagatgagtggataaataagatGTGATATATACaaacgatggaatactacgtggctgtaagaagcaatgatgttgtgaaacatgtgacaacatggatgaacctcgaagacataattctgagtgaaataagccaggcacaaaaagagaaatattatatgctaccactaatgtgaacttgaaaaatgtaaaacaaatggtttataatgtagaatgtaggggaactagtgatagagagcaattaaggaagggggaatgataacccaataagaacagataagctatcgtgggtaaatttaatgttctgtgaatgcccaggaatgactatggtctgttaatttctgatgggtatggtaggaacaagttcacagaaatgttgctgtattaggttattttcttggtgtagaggaggaacatgttggaagtaaagtagttatcttaggttagttgtctttttcttactcccttgttatggtttgtttgaaaatctttttattttaggtttttaaaaaatttttttgatgtggctgatttaaaaaaaaagagttaatcaaaaaaaaaatgaaaaaaatatgaagggcccccttgaggagttggtggagaatgcaggggtgttgggcttccccacctcgatggttgctgatgtgctcacataggggactagtggtttgatgggctgagccccctgccacaggacttgcccatgggaagactgttgctgcaaaggagaggctaggcctccctataattgcgcctaagaatctcctcctgaatgcctctttgtggctcagatgtggccctctctctctagctacgccaacttggcaggtgaaatcactgccctccccactatgtgggatctgacacccaggggagtgaatctccctggcaacgtggaatgtgactcccggggaggaatgtagacccaacatcgtgggacggagaacatcttcttgatcaaaaggggatgtgaaaggaaatgaaataagcttcagtggcagagagattccaaaaggagccaagaggtcactctggtgggcactcttacgtacaatatagacaaccctttttaggttctaatgaattggaatagctagcagtaaatacctgaaactatcaaactacaacccagcacccgtgaatcttgaagatgattgtataaaaatgtagcttatgaggggtgacaatgtgattggggaagccaaatggaccacattcccctttgtctagtttatggatggatgagtagaaaaatgggaggcacccagtgttctttttaactttaattgttctttgtcactttaaaaatttttattcttattatttttgcgtgtgtggtaatggaaatgtcaaaaattaattttagtggtgaacgcacaactatataatggtactgtaaacaactgaatttatgctttgttttatatgactgcatggtatgtgaatatatctcaataaaaatgatttaaaaaaaaagtaaaaggggaTACAGTAGAGAAGACTTTACAGGGACCAAAAACTCACCTTCAAGTCATCTCAACCAGTTGGTACTGCTAGGCACTAATGTCTGCAGATACTGAGCAGAAGACAAAATGAATCCCAAGAGGCATGGAGTCGAATCAAGATAGTGCAAAATCCCTGATGAAGGTAATGGAAGTAAACCCAGTACATGCAAGAGATatgggaaataaaatttattaaaaaataaaaggcagagacattttgaagagagcagagagatgcttagagagaaaatgtccagagatgttttggagacagctgttgaaaccagatgtttggagttgctaagacaagagatgaagcctagagtttgccctggagaagctaagtgagaacccacagacgtTTAAGGAGAAAGTCaccagaatcagaagctgaaagcaatgcaacccaggagcagacaccagccatatgccttcccaactacaagcctttcctcagtgaaggtatcctcctgttgatgccttagtttggacacttttttggccttagttccataaatttgtaacctaataaatcccgtttgcaaaagccaatccatttcttatattttgcatcCCAGtgactttagcaaactggaacagaagacATTAGATTTATGACAATAACTGGCTGTGAGACAGACTAGGAAATGTTGTTCACTGTGGGGCAGCCGTGTTCTAGCCACAGCTCTCTGACTATGGAAGGAGAGGATGGATTTGGGTGGACAGTTGGCCATCTCCATCACAAGTGCCTGCTAGTAGGTATTAGGGTAAAGGAAGATGTAACAGAAACACCAATAAAACAAGCATTTTCTTCTCCAGAGACTCTAATCTAAATTATAATAAAAGCCAGCCTATGAGAGTGCTGATATAAAATTCAAAGGactgacagccaagagggacgctttgaaaaatgcacaggagctgagagaagaattgcagtttacagagacatttctgAGATGGCcttcgaaagcagacttttgctccagagaggctaagagaggacaaacgccccaagagcaactgagagtgacattttggagagaagctgaagcctagagaggaacgtcctgggagagagccattttgaaaccagaactctggagcagatgccagccatgtgccttcccagctaacagaggttttcctgacaccactggccatcctccagtgaagttactcctccaggaaagtaggtagaaagccaggaactgtgtggactggacaccacagagcaatctgactttgggcatacttcatacaacactcatgaaaatgtggaactgctgagatcagcgaaatctgtaagtttttgcagccaggggacccgcgcccctctctgccaggctcagttccgtgggaggaggggctgtcagctccaggaaggagaagggagaactgcagtggcagcccttatcggaaactcattctactgatccaaactccaaccatagatagactgagaacagacaccagagaatctgagagcagccagcccagcagagaggagacagacatagaaaaaaacagcacgaaaaactccaaaataaaagcggaggatttttagagttctggtgaacatagaaaggggaagggcagagctcaggccctgaggctcatatgcaaatcccgaagaaaagctgatctctctgccctgtggacctttccttactggccctaattgctttgtctcttagcatttcaataacccattagatctctgaggagggccctttttttttttttttttttttttttaatccttttttctttttctaaaacaattactctaagaatcccaatatagaaagcttcaaagacttgcaatttgggcaggtcaagacaagagcagaactaagagagctctgagacaaaaggcaataatccagtggctgagaaatttcactaaacaccacaacttcccaagaaaaggggggtgtccgctcccagccatcatcctggtggacaggaaacgctcctgcccatcgccagccccatagcccagagctgccccacacaacccagtgtgacagaagtgcttcaaataacaggcacactccacaaaactgggcgtggacattagccttccctgcaacctcagctgattgtcccagagttgggaaggtggagcagtgtgaattaacaaaaccccattcagccatcatttgagcagactgggagcctccctacacagcccagcagcccagaaccgccctggggggacggcactcacctgtgacatagcacagtcatccctcaacagaggtcctggggtgcacagcctggaagaggggcccacttgcaagtctcaggagccatacgccaataccaaggacttgtgggtcagtggcagagacaaactgtggcaggactgaactgaaggattagactattgcagcagctttaaaactcgaggatcaccagggagatttgattgttagagccacccccactccctgactgcccagtaacacgccccatatacagggtgggcaacaccaactacacacgcaagcttggtacaccaattggaccccacaagactcactcccccactcaccacaaaggcaaagcaggggagaactggcttgtggagaacaggtggctcgtggacgccacctgctggttagttagagaaagtgtacttcacaaagctgtagatctgataaattaaagataaggacttcaattggtctacacatcctaaaagaaccctatcaagttcagcaaatgccaagaggtcaaaaacaacagaaaattataaagcatatgaaaaaaccagacgatatggataacccaagcccaagcacccaaatcaaaagctcagaagagacacagcacctagagcagctactcaaagaactaaagatgaacaatgagaccatagtacagaatacaaaggatatcaagaagaccctagaagagcataaagaagacattgcaagactaaataaaaaaatagatgatgttatggaaattaaagaaactgttgaccaaattaaaaagattctggacactcatagtacaagactagaggaagttgaacaacgaatcagtgacctggaagatgacagaatggaaaatgaaagcataaaagaaagaatggggaaaaaaattgaaaaaatcgaaacggacctcagggatatgatagataatataaaacgtcctaatataagactcattggtgttccagaaagggaagaaaagggtaaaggtctaggaagagtattcaaagaaattgttggggaaaacttcccaaatcttctaaacaacataaatacacaaatcataaatgctcagcgaactccaaatagaataaatccaaataaacccactccgagacatattctgatcacactgtcaaacacagaagagaaggagcaagttctgaaagcagcaagagaaaagcaattcaccacatacaaaggaaacagcataagactaagtagtgactactcagcagtcaccatggaggcaagaaggcagtggcatgatatatttaaaattctgagtgagaaaaatttccagccaagaatactttatccagcaaagctctccttcaaatttgagggagagcttaaatttttcacagacaaacaaatgctgagagaatttgctaacaagagacctgccctactggagatactgaagggagccctataaacagagaaaccaagaaaggacagagagacttggagaaaggttcaatcctaaagagattcggtatgggtacaataaaggatattaatagagagaggggaaaaatatatatgacaaacataaaccaaaggataagatggctgattcaagaaatgccctcacggttataacgttgaatgtaaatggattaaactccccaattaaaagatgtagattcgcagaatggatcaaaaaaaatgaaccatcaatatgttgcatacaagagactcatcttagacacagggacaaaaaaaaaatgcaaaggacTATAGGATTGTAGAGAGGAGGACATAAATTCTGACTAGGAGAATCAGGGAAAACTTCTTGTAGGAATAAAGGATCTTCCTGGTACTTGAAAGAAGCCTAAAACACCAGtttggagaaggagaaagggtATTTCAGATAGAAAAATAGCTTCAGCAGAGCTCAGAGGTGGGAAAGGATAGGGAATGTTTAGGATTTGGCAGGTAAATTAATAGATTTGGTGAGGAAAGGGAAACAGATATGTCTTGAAGATGAGGTATGTTGAGGTCAGATTGAGGTGAACTTTAAATTCCAGGCTAAGAAGTCTGATTATCTATACTGCAGTGGAGAGCACTGAATATTTCTAAGGAAGGGAATGAAAATGTACAGTTCTgtgtttcagaaagaaaactCTGGTAGCAGTAGAGATGAAGATGAGGATGACAAGGAGATGACTTTAGAGGTCAGAAAGACATTCCCAAGGCAGAGTGAATAGTGAATTGGTGAATTTCTACATGGAGGAGAGTGAGGAACTGGAAGGAAACACAGTTAATCCACAAAGAGATTCAAACCAAGGGCTTGGGAAATAGATTTGTCTTGTTTGCCTTGACAAGAGCAAACAATGCTGAATGTCTGAAGCCCTGGACAATAAGGAGTGAAGAGAATAGATGAAGGGGTAAGACAGTATTGTGTTTTGCCTGGAATACTCCCCCACTTGTGTGAAGAGCATTCATTCCTCATATTCAGCATTTGTGTCCAATGTGCTTTCTCCTGAGAAGCAGGTCAGAAAAGTGTAAAAATGCTCCAGCCAATTCATAGAGCTTGAATAGGACCAGGAGCTTCTTCCCAGTAGAATTATATTCAACTCAGTTTCAACCAAcacctatttattgagcatttgccaCATGCATCTGTAACTGAATGGAGTAGTATCAACAGTGATGTAGGTGGTCCCTGAGTCTGAAtttacttattttcatttgtggCCCCTCGACCTGCCTTTATCCTCTTCAGAGCAGACTTTACTTCTTGGTTCCTCAGTGTATAGATGAGGGGGTTCAGTAAAGGAGTGACAACTGTGTAAAACACAGCCACTGCCCCATCCAGGGGACTCTTGGAGCCAGCCCGAAGGTAGATGAAAATACAGGGGACATAGTAGACTGTGACCACAGTTAGGTGGGCgccacaggtggagaaggcccGGCGCCGCCCATCAGCAGTGCGTATCTTCAGGATGGCATGGACTATATTGGCATAGGAGAGGAGAATTAACATGAAGCAGCTGGCGGCCACCACTCCAATGTCCACAAAGGTCACAAGCTCATTGACCATTGTGTCAGCACAGGCCAGTCTCAACACTGCAGGGATGTCACAGAAAAAATAATCCACCTGGTTGGGTCCACAGTAGGGCAGGTGGAAGGTCAAGGAGGCCTGGATGGACCCATGGATGGAGCCAGCCACCCAAGCTCCAGCCACAAGGATTGTGCATAACCTCCCATTCATGAGCACAGGGTAGCGCAAGGGCTGGCATATAGCCAGGTACCTGTCATAGGCCATCAGGGTGTAGAGGAAGCACTGGGTGCTGCCGAGGAAGTGAAAGGCATATAGCTGAGCCACACAACCAGCAAATGAGATAGCCTTGCTGGAAGAAGTGAAGTTTATAATAATGCGAGGAACGATGATGGAGGAGAGCCACATGTCCAGGAATGAGAGCACGCCCAGAAGAATGTACATGGGGCGAGCATGAAGCTTTGGATCAACCCACACTGTGAGCAGAATGAGCAAGTTCCCCAGCTCAGTCAGGATGTAAATAATGAAGAAAACTAGGAAGAGGAGGGTCTTCAGATTTGGAGGGTGAGACAAACCCAGGAGAATGAAATCTATCACCATCACGTTCAGGGATGTGTTTTTGTTCTTTCCCATATCTTTCTGGTCTGCAAAGATGAATGGTGAAGTCAGAAATGGGAAATACAGCACAGTGTAAGGTAAGAGAGTGCTTTTGTCTGATGACTAGAGACTAGCAGGTAAACAGAAGACTTCTGTAATTTAAGTAGAGAAAGCATTTGCCATCAATCATCAAGTTTTCTTGGCAAGATAAGCCCTCATAGGCTGGTTAGTTTCTGAGATGTCCTAAAATGCTCATTCAAGGGGTGATAATACATAGAAATGTTGGAAGCCAAGGAACAGGGCTGTGTCTGGAGGATAGTGCAAGCACAGGGATGATTTTATGCCCCAAAGGGGAATCACAGGaaagttgattttggtgatatGGAGCAGGGTGGTGCAATCACTCCACAATTACTATTCCTATTATTGTCCTCTGACTTAATATCCTTGAAATGTCTCCTCCAAGGATCTACAAGAACCTTTGAGATCTGGTTCTGGCAAACCCTTACAGTCTTCGTTCCTTCAATTTCCCCAGAGCACCATGCCCTCCTTCCTTCTGGTCCTGTGTGTGTCATGATTTATCTGGTTAACATCTCTTCATTATTCAGGATTCACTTTGGCTGTCACCTCCTTTGTGAAGAACTCACCTGTCCAGGAGACAAGAGCCTAAGGGCAATTGCAGTACAGTGTTACAAGAGCTATTTGCTTAAGTGCTTATTGGTAAATGGTTTACTCCATAAAACAGATTTTTCTCACAGTAGTAGTTTTGGTATTTTTATCTATTGCTTCAAACAAAACATCTCTATACTTCttaatatataacaaaaaattaGTAAGTAGTTAGTTATACAGAGATGTGAGCATTAACAGATCTAACCATTGGAATACCATAGGAAAAATTCCTTTTTAT
The Choloepus didactylus isolate mChoDid1 chromosome 4, mChoDid1.pri, whole genome shotgun sequence DNA segment above includes these coding regions:
- the LOC119532264 gene encoding olfactory receptor 10G2-like, with translation MGKNKNTSLNVMVIDFILLGLSHPPNLKTLLFLVFFIIYILTELGNLLILLTVWVDPKLHARPMYILLGVLSFLDMWLSSIIVPRIIINFTSSSKAISFAGCVAQLYAFHFLGSTQCFLYTLMAYDRYLAICQPLRYPVLMNGRLCTILVAGAWVAGSIHGSIQASLTFHLPYCGPNQVDYFFCDIPAVLRLACADTMVNELVTFVDIGVVAASCFMLILLSYANIVHAILKIRTADGRRRAFSTCGAHLTVVTVYYVPCIFIYLRAGSKSPLDGAVAVFYTVVTPLLNPLIYTLRNQEVKSALKRIKAGRGATNENK